In Bacillus sp. Cs-700, one genomic interval encodes:
- a CDS encoding SMP-30/gluconolactonase/LRE family protein, with product MEAKLVIDARAILGEGPCWDDQSQLLYWVDIEGKKVHAYNPMTAGNIEMKQEQMVGTIAPRESGGLVMAMAGGFYAMNLSTENVEAITDPESHLPDNRFNDGKCDPAGRFWAGTMHMEGLKGEGALYCLDENLEVTKKIDHVSTSNGLAWSPDTRYLYFIDTPTKKVVRYDYDLSTGDIRNPVEVITIPDGEGMPDGMTSDEEGNLWIAHWGGSKVTRWNPDTGERMLEVSVPALNVTSCVFGGKERNELYITTARTNTSEDELKQFPYAGGVFRVKTNVKGSRTYAFKG from the coding sequence ATGGAAGCAAAACTAGTTATTGATGCACGCGCAATACTCGGGGAGGGACCCTGCTGGGATGATCAAAGTCAGCTTCTTTATTGGGTTGATATTGAAGGAAAGAAGGTTCATGCTTACAACCCGATGACAGCAGGTAATATCGAGATGAAGCAGGAGCAAATGGTTGGAACGATTGCACCACGTGAATCAGGTGGTCTTGTGATGGCGATGGCTGGGGGGTTTTACGCTATGAATCTTTCAACTGAGAACGTAGAGGCAATTACTGATCCAGAGAGTCATTTGCCTGATAATCGGTTTAATGATGGAAAATGCGATCCAGCTGGGCGGTTCTGGGCAGGAACGATGCACATGGAAGGGTTAAAAGGGGAAGGCGCGCTCTATTGTCTTGATGAAAATCTTGAAGTGACAAAAAAAATCGATCATGTGAGTACTTCCAATGGACTCGCTTGGTCACCTGATACGCGCTATTTGTATTTTATTGATACGCCGACAAAAAAAGTCGTTCGCTATGACTATGATTTGTCTACAGGCGATATCCGAAATCCTGTTGAAGTGATTACGATTCCTGATGGCGAGGGTATGCCAGATGGTATGACGAGTGATGAAGAAGGAAATCTATGGATCGCTCACTGGGGAGGTTCTAAGGTAACAAGATGGAACCCAGATACTGGAGAAAGAATGCTAGAAGTTAGCGTACCAGCGTTGAACGTGACGTCATGCGTCTTTGGCGGAAAAGAGCGAAATGAGCTCTACATCACCACAGCACGAACTAATACGAGTGAAGATGAACTGAAGCAGTTTCCGTATGCCGGCGGAGTGTTTCGTGTGAAAACAAATGTAAAAGGAAGTCGCACTTACGCATTCAAAGGATAA
- a CDS encoding penicillin-binding transpeptidase domain-containing protein, translated as MKLKSFIAMGLFLLFLAGCSDQPSAVDAFDTYVKDWNKQEFSSMYEQLSPATQKSISEDEFVERYQSIYNDVEVEDLSVTFKKPEEEPEPNDKGEVNFPFSVSMQTLAGEVSFDHEATLVLTEGEETDSYGVNWDPSFIFKELEEGDEVAIRSSVPVRGEITDRNGDGLAVNGTVKQIGVVPQAIESNEEKIVAELSDALKMSVEDIEKELNQGWVQSDPTQFVPLKSVMESEEKLIAEAGEITGVQINDTKERIYPLGESAAHLTGYIRQMQQEDLEKYAGQGYSSYESIGKAGLEQVYEDELHGVTGWSIEVKGADPEKVIASKEKVDGENIQVTIDGSIQQNLFEQLGKDPGTAVALHPTTGETLALTSSPSYNPNDFTLGFDEGEYAKLADNKDLPFSAKFNKTYSPGSTIKPLTASIALRDGDLDPNAVEKIDGLKWQPDSSWGGYKVTRVKPADPEVTLEEALMHSDNIYFARKALDLGAEKFQKGLESFQIGQEVEFPFPTENSSISNGGLGENDILLADSAYGQGELQISPYQLAMTYTTFANDGVMLKPTLRVGEEQSVEKYKVISPEIASIVSDDLAKVVSDPEGTAYDPVVKGISLAGKTGTAELKAAGEEEGPENGLFVAYNTDEKDLLIAMMVEGASSHDITGKVKDVFVEMQ; from the coding sequence GTGAAACTAAAATCATTTATCGCAATGGGGCTATTTTTACTGTTTTTAGCGGGATGTTCGGATCAACCATCAGCGGTTGATGCATTCGATACATATGTGAAGGACTGGAACAAGCAGGAGTTTAGCAGCATGTATGAGCAATTATCTCCAGCAACACAAAAATCGATTTCAGAAGATGAATTCGTCGAGCGGTACCAGTCTATTTATAACGATGTAGAAGTTGAAGATTTAAGCGTTACTTTTAAGAAACCTGAAGAAGAGCCAGAGCCAAATGATAAAGGAGAAGTGAACTTCCCTTTTTCAGTGTCAATGCAAACACTAGCTGGCGAAGTCTCATTTGATCATGAAGCAACGCTTGTCCTGACTGAAGGAGAAGAAACGGACTCTTACGGCGTAAACTGGGATCCTTCGTTTATTTTTAAGGAATTAGAAGAAGGTGATGAGGTTGCGATTCGTTCTTCTGTTCCAGTCCGCGGTGAAATAACCGATCGGAATGGCGATGGGTTAGCCGTTAATGGTACGGTTAAGCAAATTGGAGTGGTGCCGCAAGCTATTGAATCTAATGAAGAAAAGATTGTGGCTGAGCTTAGTGATGCTTTGAAAATGAGTGTAGAGGATATTGAAAAAGAACTTAATCAGGGATGGGTGCAGTCTGATCCAACGCAGTTCGTTCCGCTAAAAAGCGTCATGGAATCAGAGGAAAAGCTTATTGCTGAAGCTGGTGAAATTACCGGTGTTCAGATTAATGATACGAAAGAAAGAATTTATCCTTTAGGCGAAAGTGCTGCTCATTTGACGGGTTATATTCGACAAATGCAGCAAGAAGATCTCGAGAAGTATGCAGGACAGGGCTATTCCAGCTATGAAAGCATTGGGAAAGCTGGCTTAGAGCAAGTGTATGAAGATGAGCTTCATGGTGTAACAGGGTGGTCCATTGAAGTAAAGGGAGCAGATCCCGAGAAAGTGATCGCTAGTAAGGAAAAGGTAGATGGCGAGAACATTCAGGTTACAATCGATGGATCGATTCAACAGAATTTATTTGAGCAACTTGGAAAAGATCCAGGTACAGCGGTAGCGCTCCATCCTACAACAGGTGAAACGCTCGCATTAACAAGTTCACCCTCGTATAATCCAAATGATTTTACACTAGGATTTGACGAAGGCGAGTATGCGAAGTTGGCCGATAATAAGGATCTTCCTTTTTCAGCGAAGTTTAATAAAACGTATTCACCAGGCTCAACGATTAAGCCGCTTACTGCTTCGATCGCACTTCGAGATGGTGATTTAGATCCGAATGCCGTTGAGAAAATTGATGGTTTGAAGTGGCAGCCAGACTCAAGCTGGGGTGGATATAAAGTGACGCGCGTGAAGCCGGCTGATCCGGAAGTCACACTTGAAGAAGCGCTTATGCATTCGGATAATATTTATTTTGCACGAAAAGCGCTGGATCTTGGCGCTGAAAAGTTCCAAAAAGGTTTGGAATCGTTCCAAATTGGTCAGGAAGTCGAGTTCCCTTTTCCAACTGAAAACTCATCGATTTCAAACGGTGGACTCGGTGAAAATGACATTCTTTTAGCTGACTCTGCCTATGGACAGGGGGAGCTACAAATCTCTCCTTACCAGCTAGCTATGACGTATACGACGTTTGCGAATGATGGTGTAATGCTGAAGCCAACGCTTCGAGTGGGAGAGGAACAGTCAGTGGAGAAGTATAAGGTGATCTCACCTGAAATCGCCTCGATTGTGAGCGATGATCTTGCAAAGGTGGTTTCAGATCCTGAGGGCACGGCATATGATCCTGTAGTAAAAGGCATTTCGCTCGCTGGTAAGACAGGAACGGCAGAGTTAAAGGCGGCAGGCGAAGAGGAAGGCCCAGAAAATGGACTTTTTGTCGCATATAACACGGATGAGAAGGACTTATTGATCGCGATGATGGTTGAAGGCGCCTCAAGTCACGATATTACAGGCAAAGTGAAAGACGTTTTCGTGGAAATGCAGTGA